Within the Acinonyx jubatus isolate Ajub_Pintada_27869175 chromosome E4, VMU_Ajub_asm_v1.0, whole genome shotgun sequence genome, the region TCATGAAGCCGAGTAAAGTCAGGGGGAGAGAGGTCGGGCGGGAGCACTGGCGTGGATGGGGCCTCACAGTCCTCTTGCCCTTGTAGTTGATTCCGCAGGTGTCTTCCCTGTCCTGGTTCACCACCATTGTGCCTTTGGTCCTTGTCCTTGCCATCACAGCTGTGAAAGATGCCACCGACGATTACGTGAGTCGCTCCTGTCCCCGCGCCCCTTCCTCGCTTCCACTCCCACCTCGCTGTCCTCCATGTCCTTGGTATCTTGGCCAGGGACAGGGGCGGAGCCAGGGAGGGGGTAGATCTGTGGACAGGTGCACACAAGGTGGAGGCAGCACTCTCTGCATCCCGCAGTCATCTCGGTCCCTGAAGGCGGGGGCGGTGTCTCACTGTCTCCGTTGTCTCGCCTTCAGTTCCGCCACAAGAGTGACAACCAGGTGAATAACCGGCAGTCTCAAGTGCTGATCGATGGAAGGTGAGTGCCTGCTGGACACCGAGGGCCCTCGGGAGGAAGGGTCCCCCGGGACTTCCTCTAGCTCCTGACCTCTCTGCTCTGTCTGGTCACTACTTCAGCCTCCAGCAAGAGCAGTGGATGAACGTCCGTGTTGGCGATATCATCAAACTAGAAAATAACCAGTTTGTGGCGGTAAGGGACAGGTGCCCCTCTAGGCCTACGAGGCTCttccctttggttttgtttttggttttttttggcaGAAAGAAGTGAGTCTTTCATGGTTTACTACTGCCTCTTAAACACCTATGGAAGGAAACTTCCTTGAGTGGGAAGCTTCTTGTCCTCTTAGCACACCTGGGCCTGACTCCTTTCTGGCCATTCATGCTTGGGACTAAACAAACCCAGAAcactgagggaaggagggaccaGGGAAGCGTGCGTTGTGATGCAGGATGGTCTTCAGGCTCCTCACCAGGCTTTCTCTCCAGGCggatctcctcctcctttccagcAGTGAGCCCCACGGTCTGTGTTACATCGAGACAGCGGAGCTTGATGGGTAAGTCGGACGCCTGGTGTCACACATCTTCTGCCTCCTTAAGGGTAGGAGGCTTGTGTTTTGGAAGAGGTTCCCAGGTCTGGGATCTATACCCTTTGGAAACTTTAGGGGTCGAAGGCTTTGAGCCACTCAGTCATGTGGAGGAGGGTGATGCCCTGAGGTCAGGTGCCCCCAGGTGgaatgtgggggaagggaagagaaccaGGACTCAGGGATGCTGTCCTTCCAGAGAGACCAACATGAAAGTGCGGCAGGCTATTCCGGTCACCTCGGAGCTGGGGGACATCAGCAGGCTCGCCAAGTTTGACGGTGAGTGATTTGGGGGGGAGCGGCCTTCAGGTGGAGGACGTGGGTTGGGTTTTGAGGTTTCACCTGCACGTTCTCCTTTTTGCTGTGCTGCAGCTCCCGGGACTTGTCTTTGTCGCAGTGGTGgtcggcgggggggtgggggtcaggatgCCAGGCGGCTCTCCAGTTCATGGCCATTTCCGGGGGTCCTCAGGGCTGATAGCTCCCTCCTGGCTGTGTATGTTGAGAGaaattcagtttcttcttcttctcattcaGCTCCAAATGACGATATGTAGTCCTTCTAACAAGAGGAGCCGTAGTGGGTATAAGGAAAAACCACCCAGCTCCACCCACCTTAGGCGGCCAGGCACACTGTATCCGTCCACGCTTTGTCTGTGTTCACgcaactgtgagcacagagcagtGGGATCCTACTGTACCCAGATCTCTACGCCCTGCCTTTGTTTCAGCTGTTAAATTCGTCGTTTGTGTCTTACTGTTATTTATAGAAACGTACCTCGATGTAGCAACTGCGTCAAGTTGCGCCATTGACGTATCGTATTGTATTCAGGTGCCCCTCGACTGTtcagttgtttctagttttttgccGCTCAAAGAATGCTTCGGTAAACTTGTGGCCTGTGCCGTGCTTGCCGTAGGACACAGTCCCCAGAGTGGGACCGCTGGGCCTGAGGGTCCGTGACTTTCGATCTCCATTCATTCCTCCCCCAAAGTTGCCCGGGTCCACGTGCTCCCGGCCGTGTGTGGCGGTACCTGTCTGGCCGCCGGCCGCCTCGCCGTCAGGCTGTGGACGGCGCCGGCGGTGACGGTGTTCTGCGTTCCGCTCAGGTGAGGTGGTCTGCGAGCCTCCGAACAACAAGCTGGACAAGTTCAGTGGGGCCCTTTACTGGAAGGAGAGCAAGTTCCCGCTGAGCAACCAGAACATGCTCCTGCGGGGCTGCGTGCTGCGTAACACCGAGTGGTGCTTCGGGCTGGTGGTCTTCGCAGGTGAGCCTCCTGGGGTGCAGGGGAAGAAGAATAAGCGGGGGAGCCTCGGCCGCCCTCAGGCACGTGGGAGGCGCCTCGGGATagcctctgtctcctccactccCGTGCTGCAGTCGGGGTCCACGGGCAGGAGCCCAGGGGCAGATGGGCTGTTCGTTCCGCAGCCCCTGCCACTGCTTCCTAGGTCCTGACACTAAGCTGATGCAGAACAGCGGCAGGACGAAGTTCAAGAGAACGAGTATTGATCGCCTAATGAACACCCTGGTGCTCTGGGTGAGTCCTCACACAGGCCCCTGGCCTCCGGTGCCTGGGCCGGTGCTCCCGCCTGGCCTGCCTGGTCAGCAGTGGAGCTTTAGGTTTTGGTTTTAAAGCCACCGGCAGGTCAGCCACTCACGGGCAGTGTTGATTTCAGGCCCCCTTAAGGCTTGGAGGATGTTGTTTAAAAAACCCGTAGGAAGGTGTGTGAATCAAGAACTTGAAGGGAGTAAATCAcgtcttcccctctctgggttCCAGTCACGGTGGTAACTTTGTGCAGCTTGTGaccttctgtttgcttttgccagagggacagggaggcctccgtggggtggggagggaggggaaagaaaaagttccTTTAGGCCTTTTCCCCGACTTCTAAGAGGGGAGGACCCCAAAGGAAaagtttctgttttagtttttggcACTTCCTGAATTCTCGTCTTGTCTGGCTAGAAACTTGAGCTCCTTGCTGGGCTCTCCTCCCCTTCTGGagccctgccctcctgccagcCTGCGAAGGCTGGGCCAAGTTCCAGTGGGCCAGGTTCTGCTCTGGCCTCAAAGGGTCTGTGGAGACCCAGCCTCTGGGAGCGTGGTTCATTCTGTCGCACGAAGGCTCTCATCGCCCCCTGGCggtccttgggcacctgggtggctcctgtcAGTGGATGCTGCTTTGGAAATACAGTGGTGTCAGTTTTTTCTTCTGGCCACTGAAACTTTTTTATGATCCTTTTTCAGGGACTCcaagatttacatttttattttttttagatgtttatttgcttatttagagagagagagggaagcgcagagagagagagagagagagagagagagaatcccaaacagaccccacgctgtcagcacagagtccaatgtggggctcaatcccatgaaccatgagaccatgacctgagctgaaatcaagcgtcgggtacttaactgactgagccgcccaggcactccCCAGATTCAGACgttcaaaagaattttttacaATCTTTAGAAGATTTTCTATTCACGGTAATCTGCATCTGTGAAGACACCGTTTGCTTCCCTGATTGAAAAAGCTTTTTGGTACTCCGTACGAGATAGCGAACGTCACAGAAACTGGACGTTTTTGTTGGCTTGTGGAAGCTTAATTAGCCCAAGTAAATGGGTGGTTTCCACCAAACTGCCTCGTTACGTTGGGAGCAGGTTGCTCACACCCGTTCTCGCCATCTCAGAAGGTTCCGTGGTGGCAGACTGGGGAGCTACGCGGCTGTTGGGGCTTCCCCATCATACAGTTAAGCAAGATGTTCCGGGAGAGGCCGCGTGATGGTCACCGGTTCTGGCCGCTTCCCGCTGGAGCATGCCGCCATTTTAAAGATGTCTGAGCTTTTGAGGGTGTGGACGTAGGAGTGGTGACCTTCAGGGAGGTGCTTGATTTCGGAGGGTTCCTAAGTAGCAGCCTAGCCTCTGCTTCTCATTTGTCGCCAGATTTTTGGATTCCTTGTCTGCATGGGGGTGATCCTGGCCATCGGCAATGCCATCTGGGAGCACGAGGTCGGGACGCGTTTCCAGGTCTACTTGCCCTGGGATGAGGCGGTGGACAGTGCCTTCTTCTCTGGCTTCCTCTCCTTCTGGTCCTACATCATCATCCTCAACACCGTCGTGCCCATATCGCTCTATGTCAGGTACGCACTGCTGTGCCCTGGAGTCTGCCGGGCAGCACAGGTGGCCCCCAGGCAAACGTTTCTGTGAAGGTGAGCCCTTTGGGGGAGGAACCCAAACCTGCTATTTGTGCCTCGAGCTTCTTGCCCTCTGATCCTCTGCGCGTGGAGCAAACTTCACGCGGCTTCCCGGCACTTTGGACCGTGTCAGAGCAAGATCTGTGTGGATTTCTTGGGCACGTGTCGTTTGCACACCACCTTTGTACTGTGccgcctccagagacgtgttagGAACGGGCCTCCTTCCGAGTGTCGGTCTGGGGAGGGAGCCATCTAAACCCTGATGGGAGCAAGTGCCGCGGAGTCAGTCTACCTGCACGCCGGCATGGGGCGCAGCTGTGGGCGCCCTCCAGGgcggctgggggcaggggagatgcCGCCCTCCTGCCGCGATGCCGTGTGGGAGGCACAGAGTCCCACAGGAGTGGGCAGGGCATCGCTCGCTGGGCAGTGGGTCGGGACACATCTGAGGAGGCGGCTGGGCCGAGGGAAGGTGGAGCCCTAGCGGGGAGGCATGCGGGTGGGACCGGGGAGTGGCCACAGTTCAGCCGCCGCGGTGAGAGGGCAGCCCGGGGCCCAGGGTCTCGGTCCTCGCCCCGGAGGGTGTTGGCTCTGTGCCGGTAGACTGCGTACGTAGTAAACCATCGGAAGATTCTTCACAGCGGGTCCCAGGAATGCTTCGGGAAGCGCTGGCTGTCGGTGGCCAGCAGCCGGACCGGGATGTAGCCGATCTCGAGGGTGTTTGAGGTGAAGAGAATGTTGACAGGGACCCGCCGGGGAGGAAGGagtaggaagagaggaaggaggaaatttCCCTTTGTTCTTCGAGCCTTGTGCTTAAGATAAGGGGACCAGAGATGCTGGGAAGGAAACACTTTCCGGGTGCTCGGGACTCTTCCCACGTGCCGTGTCTGGTTCACAGGCTCCCCCAGGTAGTCCTCCCTTGCCCCCCCCGCCACGGCAGTGGGAGAAGATGCGCTCTGGGGGGTAGAGTGGGGGCTTTTCTAGGTCCTTGAGCGGCGGCGTGGCCACGTGTAAAACGGGAACAGTCCGGTTCCACCTTCTTTGTAGGGACGCCTTGATACTCCATTGGCAGGAGACACTAGACTGGCAAATAAACTTTCGAAGGGGGTTCCTGTGAGCCCTCACGTGGACGGTGTGTGCTTTGCTGCCATCGCTGGCTCCTCGTTTCTGCTGAAATGCCTTCTCGTTTGCAATCTGACTCTCCCCCATCTCTGGGCTTGCTGTCTGGGTTTCGGATCCAGTGCCCCCGGCTGCAGCCTGAGAAAGCCTCTTGCTGAGTCAGGCTCCGGGGTGTGTTGGGGGGCGCGACCCGCTCGGTGGGGAGAAGGCCGAGAAGACCCCTCCAGCCAGCTGCGCGTTTGCCGGGTAACTGGGTCCTGGTCCAGCCTCGGTCGGGTCAGAAGCAGGGTTCCAGGTGCGCCCCGCGCCCCGATGTGTGCTGGCCCGACGGCCGCCTCCCTGGGGCGCTGGCAGTCCGTACCCCAAAGGCAGCGCCCTGCAGGCAAGAGGACGGGGAGGACCCTGGGATGTGGAAAGCGCCCTGTTGCTCGGCATTGTTTCCCCACACGGAGTGGGCGTCTGCGGCCGCCTTGCGCCCTTTCAGAGAGCCGGAGGCCTGAGCTGGGCGGAAGGAGAGGGCTCGCCGTGGGCAGTGAGCGCCAGGGccctcctgtctgtctgtcttctcttctttcctcacacactttctctcgtTTTCTCCGCACGGGCTCTGTGTTACTAGCGCCGAGGTAAGAGCTCGCCGAGAGCCTGGTCTGcggtccctctctgtctgcctgcaCTGTGTGTCCTGCCTGCCCAGGCCCCGTGCACCTTTTTGTCCGGAGAGCGCCGGAGGGTCGGGGTCGGGGGCCGTCCTTGCCCTTCCCGCCCAGGCGTCCActctgtccgtccgtccgtccgtctgtccgtccCCAGGCGGGGGGCTTGCGGCGAAGGCCCCTGTGGGTGGGGGCCTCCTCGGCTTCCTGCCTGAGCCTCGTGCCCTGCCCCCGCGCCCCTTGCAGCGTGGAGGTCATCCGCCTGGGCCACAGCTACTTCATCAACTGGGACAGGAAGATGTTCTGCATGAAGAAGCAGACGCCCGCCGAGGCCCGCACCACCACCCTGAACGAGGAGCTGGGCCAGGTGGAGTACGTCTTCTCCGACAAGACGGGCACGCTCACCCAGAACGTCATGGTCTTCCACAAGTGCTCTGTCCGTGGCCGCAGCTACGGTAGGGCGCGCGGCGAGGGCCTGGGGCCCCTGTCCCGCTTCCCTCCTGCTGGGTCTGGGGGGCCAGGAGAGCGTGCACTTGGCACCCCCGGTCAGGACACGGCCGcggagcccctcccctgccctctgcggATGCCCTCTCCCCGGTCTTGGCCCCAGGCAGGAGGGGGCTCCCCGGCTGCTTGAGGTGAAGCCCGAGACGCTGGGCGTCCGTGCGGCTCCCCGTGCTGCTGCTCAGGGCCCTTGTGAGTCTCTGGAAGGTGACTGTGTCTTCGGGGCGGCCGAGCCACGGGGTGGCTGGGGACAGGGTGTGTGGGACCTGGCTCTTACAGTGAGCCCCTCTCTGCTTTCTGTACTGGCTCGGGCCCGCGGCTGGCGTGCGGGGCTTGGCCTGTTGTTAGGCCCGTAGGGTGACCAGCACCTGCGGGGACCGGGGAGCCCTGGCAGGAGAGCGGGTGGGGTCAGGGATGGGGGGCTCGGGGGCCGTGACCCTCGGGCCCGGGTGCCTGGAGTCAGGGGTGCGAATCTGTGTTAGTTGGCTCAGGGTTTGGGGTTGAGGGTCCCCGACGCTGTGGGGATCCTGTGCCGGCTTCTCTGCTGCTCTGAGGGAGCTCTGACcgtgtctctccttctgtcccggAGTGTGTAGGGGACGTGTTTGATGTCCTGGGACACAAAGCTGAATTGGGAGAGGTAAGGTCCAGCCTCCAGGGTTACTCTCCGTGCCGATTAAATACAGGTCGCCTGACCCGTAGCGGCGGGTGTAGATAGTGGGGTGCGTTCTCTGGTCAAGAAGCGGAAGCTGCTTGGAGAAACGGGTGTTTGCAGGGAGAACTGGTAGCAGGAGTGAGGGTTTTGGGGGTTCACAGTGGGCAGCACCTGGATCCTCTGGGCAGGAGACAGGGTGGGGGCAGCCCCCGCAGATGCAGCCTGGCCCCCAGCCTCTGCTCGCTGCCCCCTTTCCTCTGCAGAGACCACAGCCCGTCGACTTCTCCTTCAACCCTCTGGCTGACAAGAAGTTCCTATTTTGGGACCCCACCCTCTTGGAGGCCGTCAAGATGGGGGACCCCCACACCCATGAGTTCTTCCGGCTCCTCTCCCTGTGTCATACCGTCATGTCGGAAGAGAAGAACGAGGGTGAGTCGGGCTGACTCGCAGCCTTGAGTCTGTCCCGGGGCGCGGCCAGGCAGGGTGTCCTGGCGGGACGTGCGGCTCCAGGTGGCCACTCGCAGCGTGTGTGTCCTTCCCGCCCACTCAGGAGAGCTGTACTACAAAGCGCAGTCCCCGGATGAGGGGGCCCTGGTAACTGCGGCCAGGAACTTCGGTTTCGTGTTCCGCTCTCGCACCCCCAAAACCATCACTGTCCACGAGATGGGCACCGCCGTCACCTATCAGCTGCTGGCCATCCTGGACTTCAATAACATCCGCAAGCGGATGTCGGTCATAGGTGAGGCCGGGACGGGGGTCGTCGGTGAGGCCGGGAGTGGACTGCTGGGGGCATGCGGGGCAGCGTCCTGGCCTGGACTGGGTGAGGTGTGCTGGGTGGTCCTTGTTCGTGTGTTGAGGTTGGGGGTCTCTGCCTGCCTGAGTCTGGGACTTTCTTCTCCTGTGGGGATCATAGTGCGGAACCCAGAGGGGAGGATCCGACTCTACTGCAAAGGGGCTGACACCATCCTGCTGGACAGGCTCCACCCTTCTACCCAGGAGCTGCTCAACACCACCACTGACCACCTGAACGTAGGTGTGGGGAGCAGGGCCTCGGTTCTGAACTCAGTGTgctgggaggggcggggccagggtgACCTTGGCTCCGTCCCCAGGAGTAcgcaggggaagggctgaggaCCCTGGTTCTGGCCTACAAGGACCTAGATGAAGAGTACTATGAGGAGTGGGCCCAGCGACGGCTCCAAGCCAGTCTGGCCCAGGACAGCCGGGAAGACAGGCTGGCCAGCGTGTACGAGGAGGTTGAGAGCGACATGATGGTACGGGCTGCCGcgtgggccgggggggggggggggggggcgtcggGGAGGGCTCGTGCCTGGGACTGTCCCGTCAGGGCCCCTTGTGGGATTTGCAGCTGCTGGGTGCCACGGCCATTGAGGACAGGCTGCAGCAAGGGGTTCCGGAGACCATTGCCCTCCTGACGCTGGCCAACATCAAGATCTGGGTGCTGACCGGGGACAAACAAGGTGAGAGGCATAGGAAACTACGTCGGGAGCACCGGGCCTGTCACGAGTCAGACCTCAGGCCGGACAGGGTGCTGACCTCGTCGGCCTCTCCGTTGGTAGAGACGGCTGTGAACATCGGCTATTCCTGCAAGATGCTGACGGACGATGTGACGGAGGTGTTCGTCGTCACCGGCCACACTGTTCTGGAAGTGCGGGAGGAGCTCAGGTAGCCGGAGGCCCGCGGCAGGCAGACGTCCCCCacttcccaggccctgccccgGTCCCGGAAGCCCACAGCTGCGTTTCGACCCCCCAGGAAAGCCCGGGAGAAGATGATGGACTCACCCCACACCGTGGGGAACGGCTTCACCTGCCAGGAGAAACGTCCTTCCTCCAAGCTCACATCTGTCCTGGAGGCTGTCGCTGGGGAGTATGCCCTGGTCATCAACGGGCACAGCCTGGTGAGCGTCCCCGTGCGTCGTGGGGGAGGCCTTCCCCCCGCCCGGCTGCTGCGCCTGCTTTGTCTCCCCTTGTCCCTTGTGGTCACGCCCCTGACCTCACCGCAGGGCCATGGCCTTTATGGGCTGGGAGGAGTGGCTCCCGGTCCCCCGGGGAGGACGGTGTtctctcaggctctgtgttgcagGCGCACGCGTTGGAGGCAGACATGGAGCTGGAGTTCCTGGAGACGGCCTGTGCCTGCAAGGCCGTCATCTGCTGCCGCGTGACCCCTTTGCAGAAGGCACAGGTGGTGGAGCTGGTTAAGAAGCACAAGAAGGCCGTGACCCTCGCCATTGGGGACGGAGCCAACGACGTCAGCATGATCAAAAGTGAGTGTGGATGTGCAaacggggtgggggcgggggggggtggtccGCCGTTACGGGGACTCTGAACGTGtggcctctgccccccaccccgtccccactTGTCCCTGCAGCGGCCCACATTGGCGTGGGCATCAGCGGACAGGAGGGCATCCAGGCGGTGCTGGCCTCCGACTACTCCTTCTCCCAGTTCAAGTTCCTGCAGCGCCTCCTGCTGGTGCACGGGCGCTGGTCCTACCTGCGCATGTGCAAGTTCCTCTGCTACTTCTTCTACAAGAACTTCGCCTTCACCATGGTCCACTTCTGGTTTGGCTTCTTCTGTGGTTTCTCAGCCCAGGTAGGGGCCTGCTGCTCACCTGTCTGAGCTCCTCGGGGCACAGGCCTTCCATCCTGTCCGTCGGTCAGTCCCCCTAGGGCCCGGCTGTTGTCTGGCTCACGTCTGGTTGTCCACGGGGGGTCCGGCTGGCTCCAGCTCAGCCGGAGCACtcgacccttgatctcggggtcgtgagttcaagccccccccccccaattgggtgtggagcctacttaaaacaaaacaaaaaccaacgtTTGTTGAGGGAATAGAGACAGGTTCCAGAAAATTCCATGGGCGCCGCGTGCCGCTCAGCATCCTGTTTCTGCCTGATCTGTGCTGAAGAGAGACTACTGTTCACgcctctcttgccctctgctctctctgcagACCGTCTATGACCAATATTTCATCACGCTTTACAACATCGTGTACACCTCCCTTCCGGTCCTGGCTATGGGGGTCTTCGACCAGGTCAGGGGGGCTGGGGGTCCagcggggcggggagggactGCGCGGATGGCGGCGTGTGTCCCCACTGCCTGTGGTGCCTCGGGAGGCGGCTCTCGCGCTTGGCTGCAGTGGCCTGTGACCCCCTGGGGTGCTGGACGAAGACAGGCGGGGGACAGCTGGCTCGAGGTGGAGTTTCTTGGGCGAAGAATTTGGAAGGCCGGGGGCTGAGGCGCGCTGTGCCCTCGCCCGTCCTGAGGCCTCCCGGGCCTGCCCTGCAGGACGTCCCCGAGCAGCGGAGCATGGAGTACCCTAAGCTGTACGAGCCGGGCCAGCTCAACCTCCTCTTCAACAAGCGGGAGTTCTTTATCTGCATCGCGCAGGGCATCTACGCATCCGTGCTCGTGTTCTTCCTCCCCTACGGGGTGTTTGCCGAGGCCGCGCGGGATGACGGCGCCCAACTGGCCGACTATCAGTCTTTCGCAGTCACCGTGGCCACCTCGCTGGTCATCGTCGTGAGcgtgcaggtgggggggggggacccaggacccgcccccgcccccgcccccgctcccacCTGGGGGCTTGCCCTGGGCGGGGAGGGGCCCGGGGGCATGCTCCGCCTGCCTGTGACCGCTGCTTGCCACAGATCGGGCTGGACACGGGCTACTGGACGGCCATCAACCACTTCTTCATCTGGGGCAGCCTGGCGGTCTACTTCGCCATTCTCTTCGCCATGCACAGCGATGGGCTCTTCCGCATGTTCCCGAACCAGTTCCGGTTCGTGGGTGAGTCCCCAGGGCTGCTGTCGGAGTCCGGGGGGGGGCCGGCTGTTCCAGACCAACGGGGCGTCTGTCCAGCGCCTGTGTACGAGGCGCTCTGCGAGGCGTCTCCGATGTAGGCCCGGCCCTCAGAGGGCATGACAGTGAGGAGTGGTCCCACCAGGCCGCGCGGGGTCAGGCTCAGAGGGAGGTCAGGGTCAAGCAGGGGCCGACCTCCAGGTCAGCGAGACGACTGCATGGGGTGGTCAGGGGCAGCCCCACGGAGGAGGCTGCTGTGGGTAGAGCGGAGCCCGGGCTGTGGGTTCTGATCCTAGGCCGGAATGCCAGAAGCGGAAATGGCTGGAAAGGTAGGACATCCGAGGTGTCGGATGGATCGTCAGGCTGTCAGACGTGCTTCTGACTTACCAAGagctttttcctgttgtttttgtGAGGAAAGAGAGGGGCGTGGTGTCAAAGGATTACTGTAGAAACAGCAGTGTGGTGGCCAGTGGCACCCGCTGTatgcctccccctctcccaggtgTTGGGGGCCTGTCCGTCTGTCCGTCCGGGGACATCCAGTCAGCACCCGCTGTATGCCTCCCCCTCTCGCAGGTGCTGGGGATCTTGTCTGTCCCGGGGGCATCTAGTCAGCACCTGCTGTAGGAGTTGACAGAAACAGGGAACATCCTTTCTCTCATGGATTTCAGTGAGATTTCTGGATTTCAGGATTTCTCTCATGGTTTCAGTGAGAGACACAAGAGCTTACACATCAACAGATAAAACATGTAGAAGTAGTAAGTTTTATGAAAACCATAAGAGggtggagagggacagggacGGTCAGGGAAGACCTTGGAGAAGGGACACCGGCACAGAGAAGTGTGAATAAagggggggcagagctggggggagAGAGCCAGGACGAGGAAGCCGGAAGGGAGGGGGCTTCCCCAGGGGTCCCCGCCGCAGAGGGGAGGCTGGCGGGCAGGACCTGGCTGTGTGTGTCAGGGGGTAAGAATGGGTCCAGATCGTTAAGCCCTTCTAGTTCAGGGTCAGGAGTTTGAACTATAATTGAAATATGGCAGGAGGTCACTGGAGGGTTAGGGGCGGGGAAGCGTCAGAGACCCGATGGTGCTTTGAAGGGCGGCTCTTACTGGTTCGTGGATGACAGAGGGCAAGGGCGGAGATGGGACCAGTTAGCAAGGCTCTGGTGACCATCTGGGTGAGGGCGTGAGGGAGGCAGGCGGCCGCGGCCTCCTTCCCAGGTGGACGGGGCGTCCGAGGGAGGAGTCAGGGTTGACTCGGGGCTTTTGGAGCAGCTGAGCGGGTGGTGGCATCTCCTGAGCCGGGAGGCCCTGGAGCagggagtaggggt harbors:
- the ATP8B2 gene encoding phospholipid-transporting ATPase ID isoform X4; its protein translation is MTVPKEMPEKWARAGAPPSWSRKKPSWGTEEERRARANDREYNEKFQYASNCIKTSKYNILTFLPVNLFEQFQEVANTYFLFLLILQLIPQVSSLSWFTTIVPLVLVLAITAVKDATDDYFRHKSDNQVNNRQSQVLIDGSLQQEQWMNVRVGDIIKLENNQFVAADLLLLSSSEPHGLCYIETAELDGETNMKVRQAIPVTSELGDISRLAKFDGEVVCEPPNNKLDKFSGALYWKESKFPLSNQNMLLRGCVLRNTEWCFGLVVFAGPDTKLMQNSGRTKFKRTSIDRLMNTLVLWIFGFLVCMGVILAIGNAIWEHEVGTRFQVYLPWDEAVDSAFFSGFLSFWSYIIILNTVVPISLYVSVEVIRLGHSYFINWDRKMFCMKKQTPAEARTTTLNEELGQVEYVFSDKTGTLTQNVMVFHKCSVRGRSYGDVFDVLGHKAELGERPQPVDFSFNPLADKKFLFWDPTLLEAVKMGDPHTHEFFRLLSLCHTVMSEEKNEGELYYKAQSPDEGALVTAARNFGFVFRSRTPKTITVHEMGTAVTYQLLAILDFNNIRKRMSVIVRNPEGRIRLYCKGADTILLDRLHPSTQELLNTTTDHLNEYAGEGLRTLVLAYKDLDEEYYEEWAQRRLQASLAQDSREDRLASVYEEVESDMMLLGATAIEDRLQQGVPETIALLTLANIKIWVLTGDKQETAVNIGYSCKMLTDDVTEVFVVTGHTVLEVREELRKAREKMMDSPHTVGNGFTCQEKRPSSKLTSVLEAVAGEYALVINGHSLAHALEADMELEFLETACACKAVICCRVTPLQKAQVVELVKKHKKAVTLAIGDGANDVSMIKTAHIGVGISGQEGIQAVLASDYSFSQFKFLQRLLLVHGRWSYLRMCKFLCYFFYKNFAFTMVHFWFGFFCGFSAQTVYDQYFITLYNIVYTSLPVLAMGVFDQDVPEQRSMEYPKLYEPGQLNLLFNKREFFICIAQGIYASVLVFFLPYGVFAEAARDDGAQLADYQSFAVTVATSLVIVVSVQIGLDTGYWTAINHFFIWGSLAVYFAILFAMHSDGLFRMFPNQFRFVGNAQSSLAQPTVWLTIALTTVVCILPVVAFRFLKLSLKPDLSDTVRYSQLVRKKRAQHRCTRRPGRTSSRRSGYAFAHQEGFGELIMSGKNMRLSSLGLAGFATRSGSGWIESLRRKRSDSPGSPPDKPLKG